Proteins from one Canis aureus isolate CA01 chromosome 20, VMU_Caureus_v.1.0, whole genome shotgun sequence genomic window:
- the GPR17 gene encoding uracil nucleotide/cysteinyl leukotriene receptor, which yields MNGIEVASSGLTANSSLATAQQCGQETPLENILFASFYLLDFILAFVGNALALWLFIRDHKSGTPANVFLMHLAVADLSCVLVLPTRLVYHFSGNHWPFGEIPCRLTGFLFYLNMYASIYFLTCISADRFLAIVHPVKSLKLRRPLYAHLACAFLWVVVAVAMAPLLVSPQTVQTNHTVICLQLYREKASHHALVSLAVAFTFPFVTTVTCYLLIIRSLRQGPRVEKRLKNKAVRMIAMVLTIFLVCFVPYHVHRAVYVLHYHGGGTSCATQRILALGNRITSCLTSLNGALDPVMYFFVAEKFRDALCNLICGKRLSGPPPSFEGKTNESSLSARSEL from the coding sequence ATGAATGGCATAGAGGTGGCTTCCTCGGGTCTGACTGCTAACTCCTCCCTGGCCACCGCACAGCAATGCGGCCAGGAGACGCCACTGGAGAACATCCTCTTTGCCTCCTTCTACCTCCTGGATTTCATCCTGGCTTTTGTTGGCAATGCCCTGGCCCTGTGGCTCTTCATCCGGGACCACAAGTCAGGCACCCCTGCCAACGTATTCTTGATGCACCTGGCTGTGGCCGACCTGTCCTGCGTGCTGGTCCTGCCCACCCGCCTCGTCTACCACTTCTCTGGGAACCACTGGCCATTTGGGGAAATCCCGTGCCGACTCACCGGCTTCCTCTTCTACCTCAACATGTATGCCAGCATCTACTTCCTCACTTGCATCAGCGCTGACCGCTTCCTGGCCATCGTGCACCCTGTCAAGTCCCTCAAGCTCCGCAGGCCCCTCTACGCACACCTGGCCTGTGCCTTCCTCTGGGTGGTGGTGGCCGTGGCCATGGCCCCACTGCTGGTGAGCCCACAGACGGTGCAGACCAACCACACGGTCATCTGCCTGCAGCTGTACCGGGAGAAGGCCTCCCACCACGCCCTTGTGTCCCTGGCCGTGGCCTTCACCTTCCCGTTCGTCACCACCGTCACCTGTTACTTGCTGATCATCCGCAGCCTGCGGCAGGGCCCCCGTGTGGAAAAGCGCCTCAAGAACAAGGCGGTCCGCATGATCGCCATGGTGCTCACCATCTTCCTGGTGTGCTTCGTGCCCTACCACGTCCACCGTGCTGTCTACGTGCTGCACTACCACGGCGGCGGCACCTCGTGCGCCACCCAGCGCATCCTGGCCCTGGGAAACCGCATCACCTCCTGCCTCACCAGCCTCAACGGGGCGCTGGACCCAGTCATGTACTTCTTTGTGGCCGAGAAGTTCCGCGACGCCCTGTGCAACCTGATCTGTGGCAAAAGGCTCTCAGGCCCACCCCCCAGCTTTGAAGGGAAAACCAACGAGAGCTCGCTGAGCGCCAGGTCGGAGCTGTGA